A stretch of the Taeniopygia guttata chromosome 3, bTaeGut7.mat, whole genome shotgun sequence genome encodes the following:
- the ITGB1BP1 gene encoding integrin beta-1-binding protein 1 isoform X3, with the protein MGVSKYGIKVSTSDQYDVLHRHALYLIVRMVCYDDGLGAGKSLLALKTTDAASEECSLWVYQCNSLEQAQAICKVLSTAFDSVLMSEKS; encoded by the exons ATGGGAGTTTCCAAATACGGCATTAAAGTTTCCACATCTGATCAGTAT GATGTGTTACATAGACATGCTCTCTATTTGATTGTAAGGATGGTGTGCTATGACGATGGTCTTGGAGCAGGAAAAAGTTTACTGGCTTTGAAGACAACAGATGCAGCCTCTGAAGAATGCAGCCTTTGGGTATATCAGTGCAATAGTTTG gaaCAAGCACAAGCCATTTGCAAAGTGTTGTCTACAGCCTTTGATTCAGTTTTAATGTCGGAGAAGTCCTGA